Below is a window of Impatiens glandulifera chromosome 2, dImpGla2.1, whole genome shotgun sequence DNA.
ATTGTTCCAACGCATTCATAAAGGATGGCATTCCCTACAACTTTGTTCGACTCAATTTTTGTTGCAACCTGGACAAAGACTGCAACATGAGCAATGTATACATACATGTTATACCTTTTATAGTTAAAACTCTTACACAAGGAAAGTAGTAGTTGGACAAGATGCTTACTCTGCGTTGAATTGGCCAATTCAACGTATTCTTACAAAATTCTTTCGAAATGCAGAATTCAATAGAACAGGTCAGGATACATTGGAGAATGTTTCTCACCAATTACAAAGGTTATTGATCCAATATAGTTTTCTTTGAAGGTAAGTCGCGAAGAAGAGCCATCAATAGTCATAAAAAAGCTTATTGAAGTAGGTTAACAGAATAGAGAAGGAGAAAAAAGAAATCAATGTTTAAACTGAAAAATGCTCTACATAAATTTCATGGGACTATGTtgcattttgaatttaaatagtCCATTCAAAATCTCGTTCTGAAGGAGCGAGATCGGGATGTGAAGATCTTGTTTGGCATCCATATGATATTGATGTCTCTTTCCTTTcccttcttcattttctttgcattttattttattttaatttgtattgaaAGAAGGCACTTTAACGAGATGTGCAATTCACAGAACTTTATTAATAACAATTTGAACTAATGAAATGGAGGTAAGGGAGATGTTATATAACATGTAACCTGTGCAAGAATGTCATTCATCGAATCACTGGCATCAGCATCTCCTTGGCCTAGTACATGAAGAAATCTGAGTAATCTGATTTGAAGGAAAGGATCTGCAATCCCAGAAATATCGTACTCAGGTCCATATCGACTGTTGACAACATCCTTTAGTGTCCTCACCACCACATCTATACACATCTGTAATCACAGGTAAGTATGGATCCTGTCAAAATAAGATTTGATTGGAGACCCAACAAAACGATAAACACTCATGTCTTTTGATATGAACACGTTGAAACATTCATAACAAAATCCTCAGAAAGCAATTTCCAGGAAAAAAAACCTTTCTAAAATATTCTAGGGCTTCTGCTCTGGCTGTACATAGATCTATGCAGAGCTGGATCCCAGTTATTAGAGATCCATGGTGCTTCTCTTTAAGTAAGGAAGCTGCAGTATTTACAAAATTCTCTGCTAATTCTGGAACTTTTCTGATAATTCGAATAGAGCATAATGCTGCCTGTAGAATGGAAACACGAGAATAATAAGCAGAAACAAAATCAGGAAATGCTAACAAAGTTCCATATTGTGGCAAATGAGCTTACCTTTTTTCGGATATTTGGATCTCTGAACTGTAAAAGTCTTTCAACTTCAGGTGCAAGATCGCGTGCCATTTCTGCAGAGCATATATTTCCCAAAGCACAAAGAGCTAGTCCCACTATATATTGGTTTGAGTGATTAAGATCTCTATCATTCATAAGGTTAagtttattctaaataaatatattctcaaTGCACATTGATAACAGACATTAGAGTAaacttgttaaaataaaatgaaaatcgaTCACACTGGATACTGCTTTATTGAATTTGTGACCAGCATCAAAACCTCCTGTCTTTCATCAAGAAGCAACATAAGGCCAAGATAACCTATTCGCTTGTCTGGGAATCCAGTAGATACAATTAACTTCAAACACTCCATTTGACCAAAGTGAGTGGGATAACCTAGCATATGTATAAACATAAGCTTTGCAAGATTACGGTGCCTATAATCTGGATCATTTTCCCCAATGGATGCACGGATGGAAGCACATTCTTTTCGTATAACAGACCTCTCCTCTGCCGCAGTTTTGCATGCTCGTATAGCCCTAATCATGTCCCTGCATCAGAGAGCATTTAAGTTAATTTCTGATGCCCAGCTGATCGTTTGAGCAGCACTctcagttttaaaaattaagcgaAGAATCAGAGAAAGATTGTTATACAACCTCAGACGCGTGCCAGACGAGAATGGATTCATAATAGGGTCCATCGTTAGAGTCCGTGGAAACTCGAGCAGATCCAGCTGCGATGCTAGAGATATAGGAATCCGAGTTACACTACAGAGTTACCGGTAACCGGCTGCTGAAATTGAGATCTGGGCAGCGGAATTTGACGATCTAAAAGAGGAATTTCAGCAGAGTTCatcaagagaaagagagagagagaataaaCTGACAATGAATTCCTCCTACGTAACATAACagatatatatatgattacGTTTAGAAATTATGGTTATTAACCGACAATAAGGTCGTTATTACTTTAATGAaccatttaaaacaatatttttttataagacatTTTCTTTTTGTCATGTCCAAAAAATAATGGGttaatgtttctttttcttttatgtgTGTACAATCtattaagagataaaataataatcattatcATAACTTGTTTATAACTTATTATGTATTTATCTCTGAAAAACGTTATTTGAAAACAGCTTCTTTTTACATGTTTATGATAAGTACAACCTCTTTCATAATTTGGACAAAaggaaaaatggtttgaaatttgtaattCATAGGTCATTGAGCATATAATCAAACTCACTATGAATGTATAAAATACAAGATATTTGAAATTAAGATATACAGAGATGATCGTTTAAGTCACTTTTTTTCTAGGTCTATTCACCCATAAACAGCCATTACATAACCAGGAACATACTTCCTGGTCATCAAAACTGTAACACAAAAAGACATGATCAATATGCATTATCGAATAAAACCCGGAAGTGTTGTGTGGTTTGGATGGGTTTTGGACTTGAGGCATTAGCAAGCCCTCTAAGCATACGAATCACATCAGTAGCATCATCAAGGTAATACTTAGCCTTGCTTGGTTTTCGACCAACTGTGCACGCAAATATCTCCGGTGGAGTTGGAAACAATGGGCCAGAAACTGTATTAAGTATTCTAGCAAACATGTCTTCATCTGATCGATCATCTCCAATGCACATTACAAAGTCTGGTGGCGTCAGCCTGTCAACCATAGTTGACAGAACCTTCTCTGCAACCAATCCTTTGCTCACTCCCTGCAACATACATTAATCATTatcatgaaaaaaaatcattacatgGTAAATTTTCTCTAGGTATTGGTTCGGTCTGTCAGataagaagagaaaaagaaatcTTACTTGTGGTTTGACTTCAACAATATTTTGTCCCCTATTGACACTTGCAGGTTCATTTGCAAGTACATTTTCCAATTGATTCGTCAATTCTTTGGCTTGGCATGTTCCAAAATCAGGATCCGCATCTTGGTGGTGCCATACTAATGCAGTCTCTTTCGACTCTATGCTAGATCCATCTGTAGCCTCTGTGTATGATTTCATCACTGGTTCTACAAGCTCTTTCCACTCGAAGTCAGTTGAAGACGGACTGCATTCCCACTCACAGTTCTTATTCCACCTGCCAATTCAAGGAAACATCATTAAGTCAGTATTTTGTAACACAACTTATCACTTGTTAATCCAATTATCAACTCAAATTAATTCATCAAACTATAAAATGACTGAACTTGGTAATATAAGTCAAAAACGTACAAAACACAACTGATAAACTGTTCAAAATTATGTTACTACAAGgggtaaaatagtttttaagtaCTCTCCCGACAttaattccatattttattcatatcaaGTTATATTGTACATTAGGTTTATTCAACTcttaattttcagtttgatcaaagaCACCCTAAGCAGGGCAACTgcaaaagaaggaaaaaagagagCAAAATGGTGGTGCGGTGACATACCTCATGAAATAACCATGCTCGGCAGCAATGCCAAGCTTCTCGCAAGGGGAAAGCCACTCACTCAACGAACTTCTTCCCCTTCCACTAACAATAAACACAGTGTTCATAGGATCATTGCTGAGAGTACTCAAGGCACTAATTACTTCAGGACTTGGACTCTTATTAATAGAGCTTTCAGGAACAATGGTACCATCATAGTCCAAAAATATTGCCCTTCTTTTGGTCTTTGTATATGTAGAGACAATGAGATCAATAGACAACTTCCTAAAGTTAGGCGAAAGAGCAATAACTCTAAAGCCAAGGCCAAGGCCGATTCCCCAGCACCGCTTTGTATAGTGTTCTTGGCATGCTCTCGTTAAATCTTGCATAAAGCTACGAGTCCAGTAAGCAACATCATGAGTAGTAATATAGTGATAATGTTTCTCATGCCGCAAGTGCTTTTCAGAATCTGGCATGGAGATTGCAGACTTCAAAGCCTCGGCCACTGAATCAATGTCCCACGGGTTAACCCTGATTGCTCCACTCAAAGATGGCGAACAACCGATGAACTCGGACACAACAAGCATACTAGTACGAGGAGAATCAGCCGATTTTATATTACCTTGGGATCCCTGTCTGCACACAGTATACTTGTACGGAACGAGGTTCAGACCATCTCTAACTGCATTGACGATACAGCAATCTGCCATGGCATAATAGGCGGTTTTCTCATAACGAGGAACATGACGGTCAATGAGAACTACTGGCTCGTAATCGGGGGAACCATAAATCTCATTGATCCTCTTCACTGCTGAATATGTCTCCTTTTTAGCTTCCTGGACGTCTTTCCCTGAACTTCTTGCAGGATTTACAATCTGAACCAAGACCAATTGGCCTTGTAAATGTGGATGCTGGTGTAAGAGATGTTCAAAGGCTAGAAGTTTTAAACTGATTCCCTTGAAGATATCCATGTCATCGACgccaataatcattttttttcctttgtACCGCTCAGTAATTTCTTTCACAGTTGCGGATGTAGAAGGAAGATTCATCACAGTTTCGAGTTGACCCATATGAATACCAACAGGTAGGATTTTAATGTAAACAGTACGACCGAAATAGTCAAGACCGATATGTCCTCGTTTGGATTCATAGTTGAGGCCCAACATCCTACTGCAGCATGACAGGAAGTGACGTGCGTAATCAAACGTTTGAAACCCAATTAGATCGCAATTCAGCAATCCTTTCAGAACTTCATCGCGGACAGGTAAGGTGCGGTATATCTCAGATGAAGGGAAAGGACTGTGAAGGAAGAAACCAATCTTAACACGATGGTAGCTCTTACGCAGGAATGTAGGAAGAACCATAAGGTGATAATCTTGAAGCCAAACGTAATCATCTTCTGGGTTAATAATTTCCATAACTTTGTctgcaaatattttattagcaGATACATAAGCTTGCCAATGTTGACGGTTAAAGCGTTCGCCGTGATCTGGACACATGGGCAGCATGTAATGAAATAGAGGCCATAGCTGCTGTTTGCAGAAACCGTGATAGAACTTTTTATAAAGGTCGTGAGGAAGGAAAGTTGGCACACAATTGAAATTGTCTAGAAGTATCTGAGCAACTTCGTCGTGTTCACTTGCATCTACTTCTACCTTGAGAGAACCTACGTATATGACCTCAGTCCCAGGTGGAAAACC
It encodes the following:
- the LOC124927057 gene encoding probable alpha,alpha-trehalose-phosphate synthase [UDP-forming] 8; the protein is MTFRSSTSFLELACKDLMNVPQTPRTLPKVMTVPGIISDLEDDSDTTMSSCRERKIIVGNMLPLQVHKDVETSKWYFSWDEDSLLLQMKDGFPPGTEVIYVGSLKVEVDASEHDEVAQILLDNFNCVPTFLPHDLYKKFYHGFCKQQLWPLFHYMLPMCPDHGERFNRQHWQAYVSANKIFADKVMEIINPEDDYVWLQDYHLMVLPTFLRKSYHRVKIGFFLHSPFPSSEIYRTLPVRDEVLKGLLNCDLIGFQTFDYARHFLSCCSRMLGLNYESKRGHIGLDYFGRTVYIKILPVGIHMGQLETVMNLPSTSATVKEITERYKGKKMIIGVDDMDIFKGISLKLLAFEHLLHQHPHLQGQLVLVQIVNPARSSGKDVQEAKKETYSAVKRINEIYGSPDYEPVVLIDRHVPRYEKTAYYAMADCCIVNAVRDGLNLVPYKYTVCRQGSQGNIKSADSPRTSMLVVSEFIGCSPSLSGAIRVNPWDIDSVAEALKSAISMPDSEKHLRHEKHYHYITTHDVAYWTRSFMQDLTRACQEHYTKRCWGIGLGLGFRVIALSPNFRKLSIDLIVSTYTKTKRRAIFLDYDGTIVPESSINKSPSPEVISALSTLSNDPMNTVFIVSGRGRSSLSEWLSPCEKLGIAAEHGYFMRWNKNCEWECSPSSTDFEWKELVEPVMKSYTEATDGSSIESKETALVWHHQDADPDFGTCQAKELTNQLENVLANEPASVNRGQNIVEVKPQGVSKGLVAEKVLSTMVDRLTPPDFVMCIGDDRSDEDMFARILNTVSGPLFPTPPEIFACTVGRKPSKAKYYLDDATDVIRMLRGLANASSPKPIQTTQHFRVLFDNAY